A region from the Agrobacterium vitis genome encodes:
- a CDS encoding recombinase family protein has product MKRPSASHRLIGYARVSTDEQATEAQEIELRSAGCNVIVQEHGSGASRARPALSKLVREIGAGDTLVVVRLDRLARSVSHLLEVIENLTARGAHFRSLRDPIDTTTPQGMFSLQVLGAVAQLERALISERTKAGIRAAKSKGKLPGNPGIREKRPEALARMTAAQKAAYGDRIQASANQWLPTVRRMRPDHTWDDITRVLKQQGLDWTPERLRRAVKWMVTERMADAALLKKSPPRLPEDRLMTLVAGIHSSNADLTLRDIATQLERLHERTPRGGSKWSPSSVKNLIDRARRSGLITDVDIAAAE; this is encoded by the coding sequence ATGAAGCGTCCGAGCGCCAGTCATCGCCTGATCGGCTACGCCCGCGTCTCTACGGACGAGCAGGCGACAGAAGCCCAGGAAATCGAGCTGCGATCGGCCGGGTGCAATGTGATCGTCCAGGAACACGGATCCGGCGCGTCGCGTGCCCGGCCTGCCCTTTCCAAACTCGTTCGCGAGATCGGCGCCGGAGACACGCTCGTTGTGGTTCGGCTTGACCGTCTGGCGCGCTCGGTCAGCCATCTGCTCGAGGTGATCGAGAATCTGACGGCGAGGGGCGCGCATTTCCGATCGCTTCGCGATCCTATCGACACAACCACGCCGCAGGGCATGTTCTCGCTCCAGGTTCTCGGCGCCGTCGCGCAGCTCGAACGCGCGCTCATTTCCGAACGAACGAAGGCCGGCATCCGGGCAGCCAAGTCCAAAGGAAAACTTCCCGGCAACCCCGGCATACGAGAGAAACGCCCCGAGGCGTTGGCCAGGATGACGGCCGCCCAGAAAGCGGCATACGGCGATCGCATTCAGGCCTCCGCGAACCAATGGCTTCCGACCGTTCGGCGCATGCGGCCCGATCACACATGGGACGACATAACCCGAGTGCTCAAACAGCAGGGCCTCGACTGGACGCCGGAACGGCTTCGCCGGGCTGTGAAGTGGATGGTGACTGAACGCATGGCGGACGCAGCGCTGCTGAAAAAATCTCCGCCCCGGCTTCCCGAGGATCGCCTGATGACGCTTGTGGCCGGCATCCATTCTTCGAACGCAGACCTCACCCTGCGCGATATCGCCACCCAGCTCGAAAGGCTGCACGAGCGCACCCCGCGCGGCGGCTCCAAATGGTCGCCCTCGTCCGTGAAGAACCTCATCGATCGCGCCCGACGTTCGGGGTTGATCACCGACGTCGACATCGCCGCGGCCGAGTAA
- the fic gene encoding protein adenylyltransferase Fic, which yields MPFQPNRPFNDLPTLPPREDVETKAVLKACISARAALAELRVSGQLIPNQAVLINSIPLLEAQASSEIENIVTTTDRLFRFANEANNQADPATKEALRYRTALSEGFQTLKQRPVSTSTAIAVCRTIKGVELDIRATPGTALMNEATGAVIYTPPEGQALLRDKLSNWERYIHEAEDIDPLIRLAVMHYQFEAIHPFTDGNGRTGRVLNLLYLVDKGLLDIPVLYLSRYIIGNKRAYYDRLLAVTTDAAWEDWILYMLEAIRETANWSTARIRSIRDLLDQTAERIRRDLPKIYSRELAEVIFVNPYCRIGDLVAADIAKRQAASVYLKSLAELGLLKEIKAGRENLYINPALLALLSDLPSAKLAQ from the coding sequence ATGCCGTTTCAGCCGAACCGCCCGTTTAACGACCTCCCCACCTTGCCGCCACGCGAGGACGTGGAAACGAAAGCCGTGCTGAAAGCCTGCATCTCGGCACGCGCGGCGCTGGCGGAACTGCGTGTGTCCGGCCAGCTCATTCCGAACCAGGCGGTCCTTATCAATTCTATTCCGCTGCTGGAGGCGCAGGCGAGCTCGGAGATAGAGAACATCGTCACCACGACCGATAGACTGTTCCGCTTCGCCAATGAGGCCAACAACCAGGCTGATCCGGCGACGAAGGAAGCGCTGCGGTATCGTACCGCCCTCAGTGAAGGCTTTCAAACGCTCAAACAACGTCCGGTGTCGACGTCGACAGCGATCGCCGTCTGCAGGACCATCAAGGGCGTCGAACTCGACATCCGCGCGACGCCGGGAACGGCGCTGATGAACGAGGCGACCGGCGCCGTCATTTATACTCCGCCAGAGGGGCAAGCACTGTTGCGGGACAAGCTCTCGAACTGGGAGCGGTACATTCACGAGGCAGAGGACATCGATCCGCTGATCCGCCTCGCCGTGATGCACTACCAGTTCGAAGCCATCCATCCATTCACCGATGGCAACGGTCGAACGGGCCGGGTGCTGAACCTGCTCTACCTCGTCGACAAGGGCCTGTTGGACATTCCGGTCCTCTATCTCAGCCGTTACATCATCGGCAACAAGCGCGCCTACTATGACCGCCTGCTCGCCGTGACGACAGACGCTGCCTGGGAGGACTGGATCCTCTACATGCTTGAGGCGATCCGTGAGACTGCAAACTGGTCGACCGCGCGCATTCGTTCGATCCGGGATTTGCTCGATCAGACCGCGGAGCGCATCAGGCGGGATCTGCCGAAGATTTATTCGCGCGAGCTGGCCGAAGTGATCTTCGTGAACCCTTATTGCCGTATCGGCGATCTGGTGGCCGCGGACATTGCGAAACGACAGGCCGCATCGGTCTACCTGAAATCCCTTGCTGAACTCGGCCTGCTGAAGGAAATCAAAGCCGGCCGGGAGAACCTCTACATCAATCCGGCGCTGCTTGCTCTTCTCAGCGATCTACCGTCGGCGAAGCTTGCCCAATGA
- a CDS encoding RHE_PE00001 family protein, whose protein sequence is MRYETGDLPLAALLPAIARAEDQLARLDEVVRRSPVRQGFTERSHFIEAAASMWVAGELVHLEDLVLHDANRDVRTPTHEVTIAHSILRARRRIASADPGWATSRAGVVSLAGRSEDSTEREVVGEGSSSLSIELALNEDENGFAAEMAEIDAVLNRSARVLEAVATGEGRKADPLMVGELIVRDPGWNEEGRLSDWRAALAEADALPTTLAAAVIWDAWECIEPLQRQHWLGTQLVNSYFRVRGKVSSHLFGICSGLKAVPRERRRSHNRVSRVLAGLDAMASSAELAMKEVIRLGQAREHLERKLKGKRSSSSLPRVVDLLMARPIVSSSIIVKELKVSHRAALDLVAELGVREVTGRGSFRAWGVI, encoded by the coding sequence ATGAGATATGAAACCGGTGATTTGCCACTGGCGGCGCTGCTTCCGGCCATCGCAAGGGCGGAAGATCAGCTCGCGCGTCTCGACGAGGTTGTTCGCCGCAGCCCCGTCAGGCAGGGCTTTACCGAAAGGTCGCACTTCATCGAGGCGGCCGCCAGCATGTGGGTCGCCGGCGAGCTTGTCCATCTCGAGGATCTCGTTCTCCACGACGCAAATCGGGATGTCCGCACCCCGACCCATGAAGTCACAATCGCACATTCAATCTTGAGGGCGCGGCGGCGCATCGCAAGCGCTGACCCGGGCTGGGCGACGAGCAGGGCTGGGGTCGTAAGCCTCGCGGGGCGATCAGAGGACTCTACGGAACGAGAGGTGGTAGGCGAAGGGAGCTCGTCATTATCCATCGAACTGGCATTGAACGAAGACGAGAACGGTTTTGCGGCGGAGATGGCGGAAATCGATGCGGTCCTTAATCGATCCGCCCGTGTGCTCGAAGCGGTGGCAACGGGCGAGGGCCGCAAGGCGGATCCTTTGATGGTCGGTGAGCTCATTGTCCGGGATCCGGGTTGGAACGAGGAAGGGCGCCTTTCGGATTGGAGAGCGGCTCTGGCTGAGGCCGACGCCTTGCCGACCACGTTGGCGGCCGCAGTTATATGGGACGCATGGGAATGCATAGAGCCATTGCAGCGGCAGCATTGGCTTGGTACACAACTGGTGAATTCCTATTTCCGGGTGCGCGGAAAGGTGTCCTCGCACCTGTTCGGCATCTGCTCCGGTCTGAAAGCTGTGCCGCGGGAACGGCGGCGATCACACAATCGTGTATCACGAGTGCTTGCCGGGCTGGATGCAATGGCGAGCAGCGCTGAACTGGCCATGAAGGAAGTAATTCGGCTGGGACAGGCTAGGGAGCACCTCGAGCGCAAACTGAAGGGAAAGCGCTCATCCAGCAGTTTGCCGCGCGTTGTGGACTTGCTGATGGCGCGACCGATCGTATCCTCGTCGATTATAGTCAAGGAATTGAAGGTTAGCCATCGTGCGGCGCTCGATCTCGTCGCCGAACTCGGCGTTCGGGAAGTGACGGGGAGAGGAAGCTTCCGTGCATGGGGTGTAATTTGA
- a CDS encoding DEAD/DEAH box helicase translates to MVDFKKLREDKAKPKPVAPRDIFHSLPKAVGINDLYVSQAEALDAWYPSRRNDKDVVVKLHTGGGKTLVALLMAQSTMNELGEPVLYLAPTTQLVEQVIAKATEYGIRAVPYARGQPLASEFLDGNAVLVGAYESLFSGRSKFGVRGSAKPAVKVGGIILDDAHVALSSVRKAFSLTITSKDHLEVYQEMADRFRGAFDEVGRGGAFADITRGKDFGVIEVPSWAWLSKVPEVREFLSQHVEGVDPYIWPLLRDNLAMCHCLFSRKSVTITPTFPPVDLLPTFDDAKRRIYMSATISDDSEIVRTFGASPAAVGRPIQSSSLAGVGERMILVPELMPLGNVAITPMVKQIAKWIAGYAGVAILAPSGTIAKGWLDTAEYPETSEAVSHRIKDMQAGSFKGPIVLANRYDGIDLAGPSCRLLIMDGLPQGTTDYDMFRTSVLADSAVNSLLAQRIEQGIGRGSRGGGDFCVVVLTGSDLVAWIGRKKNLEHLTASSRVQLNVGQEVSEAVASYQEIGETMLKCLNRDPDWVAYHASELAAATRPPGIDELALKVAGAERRAFRLERVGQYESAIQELEHLISSPDLVQDGQRRAWLSSLAARIAFHMNDDHKGQRLQTSAFATNNNHIPPRIRPAYIPRPMAGPQSMAIVSRILEYQRRGSLIPAYNEAVSALVPDASPFQYEEALKNLGAYLGFDAERPEAVHKTGPDVLWRTSGLFDFVIEAKSDKEKDNPLYKNDHAQLLEAEQWFRRCYPGRQSLRVSALPEPIADRKASTQGTYALKLEEVTKLVGAVRNLYVYLIGQPGDREVLQERCEAELRRTGLTPDGIKTIYLTEFR, encoded by the coding sequence ATGGTCGACTTCAAAAAGCTTCGCGAGGACAAGGCAAAGCCGAAGCCCGTCGCCCCACGAGATATCTTTCATTCCCTCCCGAAAGCCGTCGGGATCAATGACCTTTATGTTAGCCAAGCCGAGGCTCTCGATGCTTGGTATCCATCCCGCAGAAACGACAAGGATGTCGTTGTAAAACTGCATACGGGGGGAGGAAAGACCCTGGTTGCGCTGCTCATGGCACAATCAACCATGAATGAACTCGGTGAACCCGTTCTTTATCTCGCACCAACTACCCAGCTCGTCGAACAGGTTATTGCCAAAGCGACTGAATATGGAATACGCGCGGTACCCTACGCGAGGGGGCAGCCTCTAGCCTCCGAGTTTCTAGATGGTAACGCCGTTCTCGTGGGGGCCTACGAGAGCCTTTTCAGTGGTCGCAGTAAATTTGGTGTTCGGGGTTCCGCGAAGCCGGCAGTGAAAGTCGGCGGCATCATCTTGGACGACGCGCACGTCGCGCTTTCCTCTGTTCGTAAAGCATTCAGCCTGACAATCACGTCGAAAGACCACCTCGAGGTCTATCAGGAGATGGCGGATCGATTCAGGGGCGCGTTCGACGAGGTCGGACGAGGCGGCGCCTTTGCTGACATCACGAGGGGGAAGGATTTCGGCGTGATCGAGGTCCCCAGCTGGGCTTGGCTGTCCAAGGTCCCCGAAGTTCGGGAATTTCTTTCACAGCATGTCGAGGGCGTTGATCCCTACATATGGCCTCTCCTACGTGACAATCTGGCCATGTGCCACTGCCTCTTCAGCCGCAAATCGGTGACGATCACCCCCACCTTTCCACCGGTTGATCTTCTTCCTACGTTCGATGACGCTAAACGCCGGATCTACATGTCTGCTACGATTTCGGACGACAGCGAGATTGTTCGCACATTCGGTGCCTCCCCTGCTGCAGTTGGCAGACCGATTCAGTCTTCATCGCTTGCGGGTGTAGGCGAGCGCATGATCTTGGTGCCCGAGCTGATGCCGCTCGGCAATGTCGCTATCACACCGATGGTTAAACAGATCGCGAAATGGATTGCCGGTTATGCCGGCGTCGCGATTTTGGCGCCGTCCGGGACCATTGCCAAAGGATGGTTGGATACTGCGGAATATCCAGAGACAAGCGAAGCGGTTAGCCACCGTATAAAAGATATGCAGGCCGGATCCTTCAAGGGTCCGATCGTTCTTGCTAACCGATACGACGGCATTGATTTGGCTGGTCCGTCTTGCCGCCTGCTGATTATGGATGGCCTGCCACAGGGTACGACCGACTACGATATGTTTCGGACGAGTGTTCTTGCAGATTCCGCGGTCAACTCGTTGTTGGCTCAGCGGATCGAGCAGGGCATAGGGCGCGGCTCCAGGGGCGGCGGCGATTTCTGCGTTGTCGTCCTGACGGGAAGCGATTTGGTTGCATGGATCGGACGCAAGAAGAATCTTGAGCATCTGACCGCGAGCAGCCGCGTCCAACTCAACGTGGGACAGGAAGTGAGTGAGGCTGTCGCCAGCTATCAGGAAATTGGCGAAACGATGCTCAAGTGTTTGAACAGGGATCCGGATTGGGTTGCCTACCATGCGTCAGAGTTGGCAGCCGCCACCCGGCCCCCGGGTATCGACGAACTGGCGCTGAAGGTCGCCGGTGCTGAGCGCAGGGCTTTCCGGCTGGAAAGAGTGGGACAGTATGAAAGCGCCATTCAAGAACTCGAACACCTAATTTCCTCACCAGACCTAGTACAGGATGGTCAGAGAAGGGCATGGCTTTCCTCGTTGGCAGCTCGCATCGCTTTCCATATGAATGACGATCACAAGGGTCAGCGACTTCAGACGTCAGCTTTCGCAACCAACAACAACCATATCCCACCTCGCATCCGACCCGCCTACATTCCGCGACCAATGGCAGGTCCACAATCCATGGCGATTGTTAGCCGAATCCTCGAATACCAACGTCGTGGGTCGCTCATTCCTGCTTATAACGAAGCGGTCTCGGCTTTAGTGCCCGACGCCTCCCCGTTCCAATATGAGGAAGCGTTAAAGAACCTTGGAGCATATCTTGGTTTTGACGCCGAGCGACCGGAAGCAGTGCACAAAACAGGGCCTGATGTTTTGTGGCGAACGAGCGGTTTGTTCGACTTTGTCATAGAAGCCAAAAGCGACAAGGAGAAGGACAACCCGCTCTACAAGAACGACCATGCTCAACTCCTAGAAGCCGAGCAATGGTTCAGGCGATGCTATCCCGGAAGGCAGTCTTTGCGGGTTTCGGCGCTTCCGGAGCCCATCGCCGATCGGAAAGCAAGCACCCAGGGAACGTACGCCCTCAAGTTGGAGGAAGTGACAAAGCTCGTCGGAGCGGTCCGTAATCTCTATGTCTATCTAATTGGGCAACCCGGAGACAGGGAGGTTCTTCAAGAGCGCTGTGAGGCTGAATTGCGCCGTACTGGCCTAACGCCGGACGGCATCAAGACGATCTATTTAACTGAGTTCAGATGA
- a CDS encoding RES family NAD+ phosphorylase: MSTPLGMGFGQSRFSSPNQIFRLLYAAYDLATAIAETIVRDRFEGTQDRVLDESEIEDWSVTEVTATDALILLDLRTTGLLRLGVSTDAARGKEHQEGQRLSESIFRSYAVDGLLYSSRLTAADCVAVYDRAVAAKLVASPAVELVRQADLIAALRSIGVSIRAGR; this comes from the coding sequence ATGTCGACCCCGCTCGGCATGGGTTTCGGTCAATCGCGATTCTCAAGTCCAAACCAGATCTTCCGACTGCTTTATGCCGCATATGATCTCGCGACCGCGATTGCGGAGACGATCGTGCGCGACCGCTTCGAGGGGACGCAGGACCGAGTGCTGGATGAGAGTGAAATCGAGGACTGGTCGGTCACTGAGGTGACGGCCACGGATGCTCTCATTCTTCTCGACCTGCGCACGACCGGCCTCCTGAGGTTGGGCGTCAGCACGGACGCAGCCCGGGGCAAGGAACATCAGGAAGGGCAGAGACTGAGCGAGTCGATCTTTCGATCCTATGCTGTCGATGGATTGCTCTATTCCTCACGCCTCACGGCGGCAGATTGCGTGGCGGTCTACGATCGGGCTGTCGCTGCGAAACTTGTCGCCTCTCCGGCGGTCGAGCTGGTTCGTCAAGCCGACTTGATAGCCGCCCTGCGGTCTATCGGGGTGTCGATCCGGGCCGGGCGATAA
- a CDS encoding LysR substrate-binding domain-containing protein, translating to MSRSRLPPLSSLRAFEAAARRASFKAAAEELSVTPTAISHQIKQLEAHMGLRVLDRSPRAVTLTPQGKTLYEATASGFGEIERAVTRLLADTTPTTVTLSSTTAFLSHWLVPRMDTLRLAVPMIDLRLHTSNSVEDLRAGGVETAIRYGRGPFPGVISTRLCDDVMTPVCSARLGLSHPDDLRRAILIHIDGRNRPSPEPDWLRWCAQAGVADVDTSVGPRFPDSMLAVQAAIAGQGVVIASRVLVADALAAGLLIAPFSGELAGDAYHFACAIGLETRADIVALREWFQASLGPMCH from the coding sequence ATGAGTCGCTCTCGCTTGCCGCCATTGTCCTCCCTTCGCGCTTTCGAAGCCGCTGCACGGCGGGCGAGTTTCAAGGCCGCGGCTGAAGAACTCTCCGTGACGCCGACGGCCATCAGCCATCAGATCAAGCAACTCGAAGCCCATATGGGCCTGCGTGTCCTGGACCGGTCGCCGAGAGCGGTGACGTTAACGCCGCAGGGCAAGACGCTGTACGAGGCGACGGCCTCTGGTTTCGGCGAAATCGAAAGGGCAGTCACGCGGCTGCTGGCAGATACGACCCCGACGACAGTCACCCTCTCGTCCACGACTGCGTTTCTCAGCCACTGGCTGGTGCCGCGGATGGATACGCTCCGCCTGGCTGTTCCGATGATCGATCTCCGGCTGCATACTTCGAATTCCGTCGAGGACTTGCGGGCGGGTGGTGTCGAGACTGCAATACGTTACGGGCGTGGTCCCTTCCCTGGCGTGATCAGCACCCGCCTTTGCGATGACGTGATGACACCCGTTTGTAGCGCACGGCTCGGTCTGTCCCACCCTGATGATCTGCGGCGCGCTATACTGATTCATATCGACGGACGAAACCGGCCCTCGCCGGAACCAGACTGGTTGCGCTGGTGCGCGCAGGCCGGTGTGGCCGACGTCGACACCAGTGTCGGACCCCGCTTTCCCGATAGCATGCTAGCCGTCCAGGCGGCTATCGCGGGACAAGGCGTGGTCATAGCCAGCCGGGTTCTGGTAGCGGATGCGCTTGCTGCGGGCTTGCTGATAGCGCCTTTTTCCGGGGAGCTTGCCGGAGATGCCTATCACTTTGCCTGCGCTATTGGGTTAGAAACAAGAGCTGACATCGTCGCACTTAGGGAGTGGTTTCAGGCATCGCTCGGGCCAATGTGTCATTAA
- a CDS encoding PhzF family phenazine biosynthesis protein translates to MVELVAGLIDVFADAPLTGNPLAVVQDADDLTDDAMRRIAGEFNQAETTFILRSACADWKLRSFTASGAEVFGAGHNALGAWLWLGEHGNLGSLTTARTFQQEIGQDVLPIELELIGGRVHGRMRQAPLRLSDPLSDVAPLADALGLGLGDILSEPPPRPADTGAAHLMVRVRNAGTVDEARPDAGKLLAVLRKTAAEGCYVYAFDAEAPNTAYARFFNPTVGLWEDSATGTAAGPLAAYLAATGNLRNNELVIEQGTKMGRRSILHIRLKPEPELSGTGIVVLRGVIRL, encoded by the coding sequence ATGGTCGAACTGGTCGCAGGTCTCATTGATGTCTTCGCAGATGCGCCATTGACCGGCAATCCGCTCGCGGTGGTGCAGGACGCCGACGACCTTACCGATGATGCGATGCGGCGGATCGCCGGTGAATTCAATCAGGCCGAGACCACCTTCATACTTCGGAGCGCATGTGCCGATTGGAAACTGCGGTCGTTCACCGCCAGCGGCGCGGAAGTGTTCGGTGCGGGCCACAACGCACTTGGTGCGTGGCTCTGGCTAGGAGAACATGGGAATCTCGGTTCGCTGACGACCGCCCGGACCTTTCAGCAGGAGATCGGTCAGGATGTTCTGCCGATCGAGCTCGAATTGATCGGCGGTCGCGTCCACGGCCGCATGCGCCAGGCGCCGCTGCGCTTGTCGGACCCGCTCAGTGATGTCGCGCCTCTCGCCGACGCCCTTGGCCTCGGTCTGGGCGACATTCTGTCAGAACCGCCGCCACGTCCCGCCGACACCGGCGCGGCTCATCTGATGGTGCGCGTTCGCAATGCCGGCACGGTTGACGAGGCGCGACCCGATGCCGGCAAGCTGCTCGCCGTTCTGAGAAAGACGGCGGCGGAAGGCTGCTATGTCTATGCGTTCGATGCCGAAGCACCGAACACTGCCTACGCCCGGTTCTTCAATCCAACCGTTGGCCTGTGGGAAGATTCTGCGACCGGAACCGCCGCTGGGCCCTTGGCCGCGTATCTTGCAGCCACGGGAAACCTCAGGAACAACGAATTGGTGATCGAACAAGGTACCAAGATGGGGCGCCGCAGCATTCTGCATATCCGGCTGAAGCCCGAACCGGAACTCTCCGGGACAGGCATTGTCGTGTTGAGAGGCGTGATCCGGCTTTAA
- a CDS encoding ABC transporter permease, giving the protein MSKQAVSTTIGHSVPSYRPFALLSAFAVRVGPLVVLVTVWQVACDFGAVRPVLLPAPSTIVRTIWNMTLSGELAEHVAVSSARVLQGFGIAAVLALALGIVMGLIGPLNRLADLMVQVLKPIPPIAWIPLSILWFGIGEEAKIFIIVLGAFFPILVSTLDAVHQTDVRYVELARVLEVPRLNFIRQVMIPGALPQIMSGLRLGITMSWMCVVAAELIAASSGIGFLIMDGRVMSNASVVLAGMITLGVLGKLTDDALRFAERRLVRWRAGFSGL; this is encoded by the coding sequence GTGAGTAAGCAAGCTGTCTCTACCACCATTGGTCATTCAGTTCCGTCGTATCGCCCGTTCGCGCTCCTCTCCGCGTTCGCCGTTCGAGTGGGGCCGCTTGTGGTGCTCGTCACCGTTTGGCAGGTGGCATGTGATTTTGGAGCCGTGCGACCCGTGTTGCTGCCGGCCCCATCAACCATCGTTCGCACCATATGGAACATGACATTGAGTGGGGAGCTTGCCGAGCATGTGGCGGTAAGCAGCGCCCGTGTGCTCCAAGGATTCGGCATCGCCGCTGTGCTCGCCCTCGCGCTTGGCATCGTTATGGGGCTCATCGGGCCGTTGAACCGGCTGGCTGATCTAATGGTGCAGGTGTTAAAACCCATCCCGCCTATTGCCTGGATCCCGCTGTCCATCCTGTGGTTCGGTATTGGGGAGGAGGCCAAAATTTTCATCATCGTCCTCGGCGCCTTTTTTCCCATTTTAGTAAGCACTCTTGACGCTGTCCATCAGACTGATGTCCGCTATGTGGAACTAGCTCGGGTGCTGGAGGTGCCACGGCTCAACTTCATCCGTCAGGTGATGATCCCCGGCGCCCTGCCGCAGATCATGTCGGGGCTCAGGCTCGGCATCACCATGTCTTGGATGTGTGTTGTGGCAGCCGAGCTGATCGCAGCATCGAGTGGCATCGGATTCCTCATCATGGACGGCCGCGTAATGTCGAATGCCAGCGTTGTGCTTGCGGGAATGATTACCCTCGGCGTCCTTGGCAAGCTGACCGACGATGCCTTACGCTTCGCTGAGCGACGTCTGGTGCGCTGGCGCGCCGGCTTCAGCGGGTTATGA
- a CDS encoding ABC transporter ATP-binding protein, with protein sequence MRGDMTAAAFPATPPAATDHTLLVQGVSKSFSRPDGSEVRALDHVDLVVRDGSVTCIIGASGCGKSTLLRIVAGLEPQFGGTVLLGGRPLKGPGLDRGIVFQDHRLVPWMTVEANIAFSLHRLPKAEQRRVVTEKLKLVGLEGFGRSYPHQLSGGMAQRVAIARALAHQPDLLLLDEPFGALDALTRLQMQDEVLRIRHTDNLTTVLITHDIEEAIYLADEIVVFSDRPGRVRARFTVELPHPRDRGDPAFARLRHELHAQFFHHRN encoded by the coding sequence ATGAGGGGTGATATGACCGCTGCCGCATTCCCTGCAACACCCCCCGCCGCTACCGATCACACGCTGCTGGTCCAGGGCGTCTCCAAAAGCTTCAGTCGGCCTGACGGGTCGGAAGTGCGTGCTCTGGACCATGTGGATCTCGTTGTACGGGACGGCAGCGTCACCTGCATCATCGGTGCAAGCGGCTGCGGCAAGAGTACCCTGTTGCGCATCGTCGCTGGCTTGGAACCACAGTTCGGCGGGACGGTGCTGCTGGGCGGTCGGCCGCTGAAGGGACCGGGCCTCGACCGAGGCATCGTGTTCCAGGACCACCGCCTCGTTCCCTGGATGACGGTGGAGGCGAACATCGCCTTCAGTCTCCACCGTTTGCCCAAGGCGGAGCAGCGGCGAGTCGTGACTGAGAAGTTGAAGCTGGTGGGCCTTGAAGGATTTGGGCGGTCCTATCCGCACCAACTGTCCGGTGGTATGGCGCAGCGCGTCGCCATCGCGCGCGCGCTTGCGCACCAGCCGGATTTGCTGCTGCTGGACGAGCCCTTCGGTGCGCTCGATGCGCTGACCCGCCTCCAGATGCAGGACGAGGTGCTGCGCATCCGCCATACTGACAATCTGACCACCGTGCTCATCACTCATGACATCGAGGAGGCCATCTATCTCGCAGACGAGATCGTGGTGTTCTCTGATCGTCCCGGCCGTGTACGGGCGCGGTTTACCGTGGAGCTGCCCCATCCGCGCGACCGCGGCGATCCCGCCTTCGCCCGTCTGCGCCATGAGTTGCATGCCCAGTTTTTCCACCACCGCAATTAG
- a CDS encoding aliphatic sulfonate ABC transporter substrate-binding protein has protein sequence MLKNIAKTATALVAAALLWSGSAAAETVNIGFMPFVPYSAILLAKQKGWVDEEFTKAGLKDVEVKWHQFAGGPPVNEAFASGALDIAALGDTPSLIAFANGIDTRFVGLACKGAKAEALVVLKDSSVKTVKDLKGKKVATLRGGNVHELLVLVLAEAGLKISDVEFLNLGLQDMGIALTKGDVDAVLVWEPLLTKLDSEGVSRTLRDGAGLKSNLNPIVALGSFAAKHPDVLKAYLQAVKRGAEALRSDPAGSAQVLAPVVGLTPKQTELAFSRFEWKPTVTEADQAELADSVKFLLDNHFIRQTFEVSSFADQAFFNF, from the coding sequence ATGCTAAAAAACATTGCCAAAACTGCCACTGCCTTGGTCGCCGCCGCACTTCTCTGGTCCGGTTCCGCTGCAGCGGAGACCGTAAACATTGGATTCATGCCGTTCGTGCCTTATTCCGCCATCCTGCTGGCCAAACAAAAAGGTTGGGTAGATGAGGAGTTTACCAAGGCCGGCTTGAAGGACGTGGAGGTAAAGTGGCACCAGTTCGCGGGCGGTCCGCCGGTGAACGAGGCCTTCGCCTCGGGCGCTCTCGACATTGCCGCGCTGGGCGACACGCCCTCCCTCATCGCCTTCGCCAATGGCATCGATACTCGCTTTGTAGGCCTCGCCTGCAAGGGGGCCAAGGCTGAAGCGCTGGTAGTGCTCAAGGACAGTTCGGTGAAGACAGTGAAAGACTTGAAGGGCAAGAAGGTCGCCACCCTGCGCGGCGGCAATGTACATGAGCTGCTGGTGTTGGTGCTGGCCGAGGCCGGCCTGAAGATTTCCGACGTGGAGTTTCTCAATCTTGGCCTGCAGGACATGGGCATCGCCCTCACCAAAGGCGACGTCGATGCCGTCCTGGTGTGGGAACCGCTACTTACCAAATTGGACAGCGAGGGTGTCTCGCGTACCCTGCGAGACGGCGCCGGCCTGAAGAGTAACCTCAACCCGATAGTCGCCTTAGGCAGCTTCGCCGCCAAGCATCCGGATGTGCTGAAGGCCTATTTGCAGGCGGTAAAGCGCGGGGCCGAGGCATTGCGCTCTGATCCGGCCGGTTCAGCCCAGGTCCTCGCGCCGGTAGTAGGCCTGACGCCAAAGCAGACTGAGCTCGCCTTCTCCCGTTTCGAGTGGAAACCGACCGTAACCGAGGCGGACCAGGCAGAGCTGGCGGATTCCGTGAAGTTCCTCCTGGACAACCACTTCATCAGGCAAACCTTCGAAGTCTCCAGCTTCGCGGATCAGGCCTTTTTCAATTTCTAA